A window of Cohnella herbarum contains these coding sequences:
- a CDS encoding MarR family winged helix-turn-helix transcriptional regulator, protein MKENWTDNGKSSTESHGQYISAIYRHMQILISAELAPYRIGSGQYIFLMAIAFQEAITQKSLSEKLLIDKTTTAKAIAKLEAEGYVRREADPADNRYQLLYLTEPGREAVPKVQEALDRVKNKTRKGITDEEYALMMGLLKTVLRNLSE, encoded by the coding sequence TTGAAGGAGAATTGGACGGATAACGGAAAAAGTTCAACGGAGTCGCACGGCCAATATATTTCGGCCATCTATCGCCATATGCAGATATTGATCTCAGCCGAGCTGGCGCCTTATCGGATCGGGAGCGGGCAGTATATTTTTCTGATGGCAATTGCTTTTCAGGAGGCAATCACGCAGAAATCGCTGAGCGAGAAGCTGCTCATTGACAAAACGACTACCGCCAAAGCGATAGCCAAGCTGGAAGCCGAAGGTTACGTACGGAGGGAAGCCGATCCCGCGGACAATCGCTACCAACTGCTTTATTTGACGGAACCGGGTCGCGAAGCGGTGCCGAAGGTGCAGGAAGCCTTGGATCGCGTCAAGAATAAGACCCGGAAGGGTATTACCGACGAGGAATATGCATTAATGATGGGGCTGTTAAAAACAGTGCTTCGCAATCTGAGCGAGTAG
- a CDS encoding VOC family protein, with the protein MMIVHPFIVVENCKEEIKYYQGVLGGEIEILRKQGEEVLNADLNVEGAILKFADTHAAKPVMKGDYVRVFLKIETEEQFRSIYGQFAVGGSIQREVYEAPFNGLLAIVTDRNGVCWVLSYYRT; encoded by the coding sequence ATGATGATCGTACATCCGTTTATCGTAGTGGAAAATTGCAAAGAGGAAATCAAGTACTACCAAGGCGTTCTTGGCGGCGAGATCGAGATATTGCGTAAGCAAGGGGAAGAGGTACTTAACGCGGATCTGAATGTGGAGGGTGCCATCCTTAAGTTTGCCGATACCCACGCGGCGAAGCCGGTAATGAAGGGCGACTATGTGAGAGTCTTCTTGAAAATCGAGACGGAGGAACAGTTCCGAAGCATTTATGGACAATTCGCAGTCGGCGGGAGTATTCAAAGGGAAGTGTATGAAGCTCCGTTTAACGGACTCCTGGCTATCGTGACCGACCGGAATGGTGTGTGCTGGGTGCTTTCTTATTATCGGACCTGA
- a CDS encoding DUF7948 domain-containing protein, with protein MEALQQETINHQGKLPLTFVENVGQIHPDIRYYSNKNGNETYFLDEEAIFSFNDGSTDDRRSLPLALRFLGANRKVDIVARGLLEGTVNFLVGSDPSRWRTGITMYREIVYRELWPGTDLIFYGDGSKLKYDLVLQPGAKLDLISFLYRGADSLAIHEDGGLRVRHALGEWTEDRPVSYQEIDGSRIHVACRFVLKRCEEGQSGFGFELGAEYDPNYPVVIDPYLLYSTFLGGSGTDSSQGIALDSFGNAYIVGFTDSTDFPVTVGTVQPTQPGSYSAFVAKLNASGSALVYSTYLGGSLSDSGSGIAVDDLGYAYIAGSTSSPDFPTTAGAFQTTLGTASQSAFIAKLNDTGSSLIYSTYLGSSDFQSGNAIAVDSLGNAFVTGTTTSTDFPFTPGAFQSNLTGSQNAYIVKLNELGSALTYATYLGGSSTDLGFGIAIDGSGNAYVTGSTSSLDFPTTIGAFSRTYRGGSQDAFVTKINDRGTALVYSTYVGGAGIDQGNAIAVDPTNHAYITGSTTSADFPVTPDAYQVTISLSVSSFITKINDAGSGLVYSTYFTGTREGSAIAVDSSGNAYITGSSDGGLSLTYGAFQSTLPGSNGAFVAILNSSGSQSVYSSYLGGRLGQEGNGIAVDDLYNFFVVGTTNSDNFPVIVPAPQTAYGRGQTDVFVTKFGTPVGLPGPQGLPGIQGIQGIPGTPGLEGPPGPIGMQGPQGLPGVQGTPGTPGMQGPQGTPGIQGPPGTPGVQGPPGLTVRRDPPDLPNRQDPPPSNPPSKQDDPKPSHPGKKNRNHRRRRPLLGPSRPSKRRKTSFRRPRNRRKSCSPNLLRTKSKLRHPAARSPSKRKTV; from the coding sequence ATGGAGGCACTTCAGCAGGAAACGATAAACCACCAGGGGAAGCTCCCCCTGACTTTCGTCGAGAATGTCGGACAGATTCACCCTGATATACGTTATTATTCGAACAAGAACGGCAACGAGACCTACTTCCTGGATGAAGAAGCGATCTTCTCGTTCAACGACGGCAGCACGGACGACCGAAGAAGCCTTCCGCTTGCACTCCGTTTTCTCGGGGCTAATCGCAAGGTCGATATTGTAGCCCGCGGCCTCCTTGAAGGGACGGTAAATTTTCTGGTGGGATCCGACCCGTCCCGTTGGAGGACCGGGATTACGATGTATCGGGAAATTGTCTATCGCGAATTGTGGCCGGGTACCGACCTTATTTTCTACGGGGATGGCAGTAAGCTCAAGTACGACTTGGTCCTTCAGCCGGGTGCCAAGCTAGATCTTATTTCCTTCCTGTACCGCGGCGCGGACAGCCTTGCCATCCATGAAGATGGAGGTCTTCGGGTTCGTCATGCGCTAGGAGAATGGACGGAGGATCGACCGGTCAGCTATCAAGAGATTGACGGCTCTAGAATTCACGTGGCCTGTCGCTTCGTACTTAAACGCTGCGAAGAGGGACAGTCCGGCTTCGGGTTTGAACTTGGAGCGGAGTATGATCCGAACTATCCCGTCGTGATCGATCCCTACCTCCTGTACTCCACTTTTCTAGGGGGGAGCGGAACCGACTCAAGCCAGGGTATCGCGCTCGATTCCTTCGGCAATGCCTACATTGTAGGGTTCACCGACTCCACCGACTTTCCTGTCACGGTAGGAACCGTTCAGCCGACCCAGCCTGGCAGCTATTCAGCGTTCGTCGCCAAACTTAATGCTTCGGGGTCCGCTCTGGTCTACTCCACCTACTTGGGCGGCAGCTTGTCGGATTCCGGTAGCGGAATCGCGGTCGATGACCTAGGCTATGCCTATATTGCCGGTAGCACTTCTTCTCCAGACTTCCCTACGACGGCTGGAGCGTTCCAGACTACTTTAGGCACCGCATCTCAAAGCGCATTCATTGCCAAGCTCAACGATACAGGCTCCTCGTTGATCTATTCCACTTACTTAGGCAGCAGCGATTTTCAATCGGGGAATGCTATAGCCGTTGATTCCTTGGGCAATGCCTTCGTTACCGGGACGACTACTTCAACCGATTTCCCGTTTACTCCAGGAGCCTTCCAATCTAATCTGACAGGATCGCAGAATGCTTACATCGTCAAACTGAACGAATTGGGTTCTGCATTAACGTATGCTACCTATCTAGGAGGATCAAGCACGGATCTCGGGTTCGGAATTGCCATCGACGGCTCGGGTAACGCCTACGTAACAGGGAGCACCTCCTCCCTCGATTTTCCCACGACGATCGGGGCTTTCAGTCGGACTTACAGAGGGGGAAGCCAAGACGCCTTCGTTACCAAGATCAACGATAGGGGTACGGCACTCGTATATTCTACCTATGTGGGCGGCGCGGGCATAGATCAAGGCAATGCCATAGCGGTCGATCCAACGAACCATGCTTATATTACAGGGTCCACTACATCTGCCGACTTCCCGGTCACTCCCGACGCATACCAGGTTACAATAAGCTTGTCGGTCAGCTCATTCATTACCAAGATCAACGATGCAGGGAGCGGGCTTGTATATTCCACGTACTTTACCGGAACCAGGGAAGGATCGGCAATAGCCGTAGATTCTTCCGGCAATGCTTACATTACGGGATCTTCGGACGGGGGGCTATCTCTCACTTACGGGGCCTTTCAATCTACCCTTCCGGGAAGCAATGGCGCATTCGTCGCCATCCTAAACTCTTCCGGAAGCCAGTCCGTCTATTCTTCCTACCTCGGCGGTCGCTTAGGTCAAGAAGGTAATGGAATCGCCGTCGACGATCTGTATAACTTCTTTGTAGTGGGGACCACCAATTCGGATAACTTTCCCGTTATCGTTCCGGCGCCCCAGACCGCCTATGGCAGGGGCCAAACCGATGTCTTCGTCACCAAATTCGGAACGCCGGTAGGATTGCCGGGACCCCAAGGCCTGCCGGGAATTCAAGGAATACAAGGAATCCCCGGCACGCCGGGATTGGAAGGTCCTCCGGGTCCCATCGGTATGCAAGGACCGCAGGGACTGCCGGGAGTCCAAGGCACTCCCGGTACGCCAGGCATGCAAGGACCACAGGGTACGCCAGGCATCCAAGGTCCTCCCGGTACGCCAGGCGTCCAAGGCCCTCCTGGATTGACGGTTCGAAGGGATCCGCCCGATCTGCCGAATCGCCAAGATCCTCCGCCGAGTAACCCGCCTTCAAAACAAGATGACCCGAAACCTTCGCATCCCGGCAAGAAAAATCGGAATCACAGGCGAAGACGCCCTCTACTCGGCCCTTCTCGCCCAAGCAAGCGTCGGAAAACATCGTTTCGTCGTCCACGCAATCGACGTAAATCTTGTTCTCCTAACCTTCTTCGGACAAAATCAAAATTACGCCATCCAGCAGCACGTTCACCCTCGAAGCGGAAAACCGTCTGA
- a CDS encoding SRPBCC domain-containing protein encodes MDQLTVMRSIWIQASRERTWEAVTEAKQLSLWFAPGSPWEIPVMEAGAPVLFHHSPNRYHEGTEVVTLRATIEKVEPLRLFAIRWEPEQSGVSRVMTFALAEENDGTRVTITESGYETQRELELTEEGYSFSLENLKAYVEGRELPY; translated from the coding sequence ATGGACCAATTGACAGTCATGCGTTCGATTTGGATTCAGGCCTCGCGGGAGCGGACTTGGGAGGCGGTTACGGAAGCGAAGCAGTTGTCTCTCTGGTTTGCCCCTGGATCTCCTTGGGAAATTCCCGTAATGGAAGCGGGCGCTCCGGTTCTGTTCCACCACTCTCCCAATCGCTACCATGAGGGTACGGAAGTTGTCACCTTGCGGGCGACCATCGAGAAGGTAGAACCTCTTCGCCTTTTTGCGATTCGCTGGGAACCTGAACAGTCGGGCGTGTCCAGGGTCATGACCTTTGCCCTCGCCGAAGAGAACGACGGCACGAGAGTGACGATTACGGAATCGGGCTACGAGACGCAACGGGAACTGGAGCTAACGGAGGAGGGCTACTCGTTTTCTCTGGAGAACTTGAAGGCTTACGTTGAGGGAAGGGAGCTGCCATACTGA
- a CDS encoding ArsR/SmtB family transcription factor gives MFTAIGDPLRRDLLEKLAKESPKTATQLAELFPITRQGVLKHLNALQEAGLVTVRISGREKRYFLTPEPLSVLSDWAKSVGDMWDERLPRLKEMLENERKA, from the coding sequence ATTTTTACGGCCATTGGAGATCCGCTTCGCAGGGATTTGCTCGAGAAGCTGGCGAAGGAAAGCCCGAAGACGGCCACGCAGCTGGCCGAACTGTTCCCGATTACGCGCCAAGGCGTTCTCAAGCATCTGAATGCGCTCCAGGAGGCAGGATTGGTCACCGTCCGTATAAGCGGCCGCGAGAAACGCTACTTCCTGACCCCGGAGCCTCTTAGCGTTCTGAGCGATTGGGCGAAGTCGGTAGGGGACATGTGGGACGAACGCCTTCCGCGACTTAAAGAAATGCTGGAAAACGAAAGAAAGGCTTAA
- a CDS encoding discoidin domain-containing protein — protein MLSINESLRKNSVVLLFLAFVLLLSQLTLYPSSTSAAGGPNLTLGKTITASGQSDVYTPNNVKDGNPATYWESTNNAFPQWVQVDLGANTNIDQVILKLPVGWETRTQTLAVQGSTNGSTFADIVNSAGYVFNPAVANNSVTINFASTNTRYVRLSFTANTGWAAGQISEFEIYGSTSTTPTPTPTPTPSNVYQAESAALTGGAKVNTDHPGYSGTGFVDGYWTQGATTTFTVNVATASNYNVTLKYGNANGGAQTISLYVNGTKIRQSSLPNLANWDTWGNKAEIVTLNAGNNTIAYKFDAGDSANVNLDQIVLDPTTPTPTPTPTPTPTPTPTPTPTPTPTPTPTPTPTPGGNIAPGKPITASSSIFTFVATNANDNDTNTYWEGGGNPSQLTLDLLANHNITSIVLKLNPGAAWATRTQTIQVLGHNQNTTTFSNLVSAQTYTFNPSTGNTVTIPVTATVKRLQLNITSNTGAPAGQVAEFQVYGTPAPNPDLTITGMSWTPASPLETSAITLNATVSNIGNSGSPASTVNFYLNNQLAGSAPVSALAAGQTATVSLNAGTKNAATYAVSSKVDESNAIIEQNDANNSFANPTSLVVAPVPSSDLVATATWNPSNPSAGNTVTLTANLSNQGNIASAGGAHAITLVIKNAAGATVQTLNGSYNGALAAGQSVNVNLGTWTAVNGSYTVTTTVAVDANEVSIKQANNTSSTSLYSGRGANMPFTVIEAELPSNATNGTRLVPNFTIGDYAGEASGRSAVHLDANGEYVEFTLTSPANAFVLRNAVAENTTGTVSIYADGVNKGKFNVSSKFSYLYASPTTLGRLGYDNSGTKAYWLYEDAQLMLDQVYPAGTKIKIQKDAGDVSSIYVDMIETENVAPAASNPDPSKYVQVSATKSIEQALNEFRQDATKKGIFIPAGTWTITNKIFLYGRATEIIGAGPWHTKLTAPQDQSNTDVGFNIASSANGTTIRDLSAWGNYIYRQDGPGKFIDGNGMQNVTIQNVWAEHFICLYWGVNSSNNTFRNNRIKNMFADGINMTNGSSYNIIDNNYARATGDDAFALFSAVDAGGSYNVGNKYTNLTAVATRRAAAFAVYGGSDNLFQNLYGADTLTYPGITISSYSFGYNTLGFGDVDTVFDGITLDRTGGDFWTSVGADDKINDYQNFGAIWFYVGDRAFKNIVVKNIDINNSVYFGLMFQTMYPNALAMQNIRVENVNINNPARFGIKLVVRAEQGQGPAVGSASFTNVKVNNPGITSIYGESSSPNFTVNRVSGNNW, from the coding sequence ATGTTATCGATAAACGAATCGCTTAGAAAGAACTCCGTCGTCCTCTTGTTCTTGGCATTCGTTCTACTGCTATCGCAGCTTACGCTATACCCTTCCTCGACATCCGCCGCAGGCGGACCTAACCTCACTCTTGGCAAAACCATAACGGCAAGCGGCCAATCCGACGTATATACTCCGAATAACGTGAAAGACGGAAATCCAGCCACATACTGGGAAAGCACGAACAACGCCTTTCCGCAATGGGTTCAAGTCGATCTGGGCGCGAATACGAACATCGATCAGGTCATTCTGAAACTTCCTGTCGGATGGGAAACGCGGACGCAAACTCTAGCCGTCCAAGGAAGCACGAACGGCTCGACGTTCGCTGACATCGTAAACTCCGCCGGTTATGTATTTAACCCCGCGGTTGCGAACAACTCGGTTACGATTAATTTCGCCTCTACGAATACGCGTTACGTCCGCTTGAGCTTTACGGCGAATACCGGCTGGGCGGCGGGACAAATATCCGAATTCGAGATTTACGGCTCGACTTCGACTACGCCGACTCCAACTCCAACTCCTACGCCTTCGAACGTTTACCAAGCCGAGTCAGCGGCATTGACTGGCGGAGCGAAAGTAAACACGGACCATCCCGGCTACTCGGGGACGGGATTCGTCGACGGATACTGGACGCAAGGCGCCACGACGACCTTCACGGTTAACGTAGCGACTGCAAGCAACTACAATGTGACGCTGAAGTACGGCAACGCAAACGGCGGCGCGCAGACGATTAGCCTCTACGTTAACGGAACGAAAATCCGTCAATCTTCGTTGCCTAACTTGGCGAACTGGGATACATGGGGCAATAAAGCAGAGATCGTTACTCTGAATGCCGGCAATAACACGATCGCCTACAAATTCGATGCAGGCGACTCCGCCAACGTCAACCTTGACCAGATCGTTTTAGATCCAACGACACCAACACCTACTCCTACTCCTACTCCTACTCCTACTCCAACACCTACACCTACACCTACACCAACGCCTACACCTACACCTACTCCAACGCCTACGCCTGGCGGCAACATCGCTCCCGGCAAACCGATTACCGCTTCTTCCTCCATTTTCACGTTCGTAGCTACGAACGCCAACGATAACGACACCAACACGTATTGGGAAGGCGGCGGCAATCCCAGTCAGCTAACGCTTGACCTATTGGCCAATCACAACATTACTTCTATCGTGCTTAAATTAAACCCTGGCGCGGCATGGGCTACGCGGACCCAAACGATTCAGGTGCTCGGCCACAACCAGAATACGACGACATTCAGTAACCTGGTTTCGGCGCAAACGTATACGTTTAATCCGTCGACCGGCAACACCGTCACGATTCCGGTTACGGCGACGGTGAAACGTCTGCAGTTGAACATAACGTCCAACACCGGGGCTCCCGCTGGTCAAGTCGCCGAGTTCCAAGTTTACGGCACTCCCGCACCCAACCCTGACTTAACGATTACAGGCATGTCCTGGACGCCGGCTTCCCCGCTTGAAACAAGCGCGATTACCTTAAACGCTACCGTATCGAACATCGGCAACTCCGGTTCGCCTGCCTCTACGGTAAACTTCTACCTGAACAATCAATTGGCAGGTTCCGCCCCGGTTAGCGCGCTCGCGGCAGGCCAAACGGCAACGGTATCTTTGAACGCCGGGACCAAAAACGCCGCCACGTACGCCGTCAGCTCCAAAGTTGACGAGAGCAACGCGATCATCGAGCAGAACGACGCGAACAATAGCTTCGCGAATCCGACGTCGCTTGTTGTCGCTCCCGTTCCGAGTTCCGATCTCGTCGCAACGGCGACATGGAATCCCTCTAATCCAAGCGCCGGCAATACCGTAACCTTAACGGCGAATCTGAGTAATCAAGGCAACATCGCTTCCGCGGGCGGCGCTCACGCCATCACTTTGGTGATCAAGAACGCTGCCGGCGCAACCGTCCAAACCTTGAACGGTTCCTATAACGGCGCATTAGCGGCGGGGCAATCCGTCAACGTGAATCTGGGAACTTGGACGGCCGTTAACGGCAGCTATACGGTTACCACGACGGTTGCCGTAGATGCTAACGAAGTAAGCATTAAGCAGGCGAACAACACGAGCTCGACAAGCCTGTATTCGGGAAGGGGCGCTAATATGCCGTTTACCGTTATCGAAGCGGAGCTGCCTTCCAATGCGACGAACGGAACGAGATTGGTTCCTAACTTCACGATCGGCGACTATGCCGGCGAAGCTTCCGGACGTTCCGCGGTACACTTGGACGCGAATGGAGAATACGTCGAGTTTACGTTGACTTCTCCGGCCAACGCGTTCGTCCTGCGTAACGCCGTGGCGGAAAACACGACGGGAACCGTCAGTATTTACGCCGACGGGGTCAACAAAGGCAAATTCAACGTATCCTCCAAGTTCTCTTACTTGTATGCATCGCCTACTACGCTAGGTCGACTAGGTTACGACAATTCGGGTACGAAAGCTTACTGGCTCTACGAAGATGCCCAGTTGATGCTTGACCAAGTATATCCGGCGGGAACGAAGATCAAAATTCAAAAAGACGCCGGCGACGTCTCGTCGATATACGTAGACATGATCGAGACGGAAAACGTCGCTCCGGCGGCTTCAAACCCAGATCCGAGCAAATACGTTCAAGTTTCGGCAACCAAATCCATCGAGCAGGCGCTTAATGAATTCAGGCAAGATGCGACTAAGAAAGGGATCTTTATTCCAGCGGGTACGTGGACCATCACCAACAAAATCTTCCTCTACGGACGCGCGACCGAAATTATCGGCGCCGGTCCATGGCACACCAAGTTGACGGCTCCGCAAGACCAATCCAATACGGATGTCGGATTCAATATCGCTTCAAGCGCGAACGGCACGACCATCCGGGATCTGTCCGCTTGGGGTAACTATATCTACAGACAAGACGGACCGGGTAAATTCATCGACGGAAACGGCATGCAGAACGTAACGATTCAGAATGTATGGGCCGAGCACTTCATCTGCTTGTATTGGGGGGTCAATTCTTCCAACAATACGTTCCGTAACAACCGTATCAAAAATATGTTCGCCGACGGAATCAACATGACGAACGGTTCGTCCTACAACATTATCGACAACAACTATGCCAGAGCAACCGGAGACGATGCCTTCGCCTTGTTCAGCGCGGTCGATGCCGGCGGTTCCTACAACGTAGGCAACAAGTACACCAACCTAACTGCCGTTGCCACAAGACGCGCTGCCGCATTTGCCGTCTATGGCGGTTCGGATAACTTGTTCCAGAACCTCTACGGCGCCGACACGCTGACTTACCCCGGAATCACGATCAGCAGTTATAGCTTCGGATACAACACCTTAGGATTCGGCGACGTGGATACGGTATTCGACGGAATTACGTTGGATCGGACCGGCGGAGATTTCTGGACCAGCGTCGGAGCGGACGACAAGATCAACGATTACCAGAACTTCGGAGCGATCTGGTTCTACGTCGGCGATCGGGCTTTCAAAAACATCGTGGTCAAAAATATCGATATCAACAACTCGGTTTATTTCGGATTGATGTTCCAGACGATGTATCCGAATGCTCTTGCGATGCAGAACATCCGGGTAGAGAACGTCAACATCAACAATCCGGCCCGCTTCGGCATCAAGCTTGTCGTTAGAGCGGAACAAGGCCAAGGACCGGCTGTCGGATCGGCAAGCTTTACGAATGTTAAAGTGAATAACCCCGGTATTACATCCATCTACGGCGAATCCTCGAGCCCGAACTTTACGGTCAACAGGGTTTCCGGCAACAACTGGTAA
- a CDS encoding GNAT family N-acetyltransferase yields MSKRMSHPQVRLEPWSDANLDLLRLINAPEMMEHLGGPETEEQIVARHKRYLGISERGTGRMFSVILLPGLDIVGSVGYWDSKQREESVYEIGWSILQAYQGRGIATAAVAEAIASARIQRKHRFIHAFPSIRNMASNAVCRKLNFTLAGPCEFEYPLGNIMECNDWRLEI; encoded by the coding sequence ATGTCGAAGAGAATGAGTCATCCGCAGGTAAGATTAGAGCCGTGGTCCGATGCTAACCTTGATTTGTTGCGGTTAATTAATGCTCCCGAGATGATGGAGCATCTCGGAGGTCCGGAGACCGAGGAGCAAATTGTTGCTCGTCACAAGCGATATCTAGGAATAAGCGAGCGGGGAACCGGTCGCATGTTCAGCGTTATTTTATTACCGGGATTGGATATCGTCGGCAGCGTCGGGTACTGGGACAGCAAGCAGAGAGAAGAGAGCGTCTATGAGATCGGTTGGAGTATCTTGCAAGCTTATCAAGGTCGGGGCATTGCGACCGCAGCTGTAGCTGAAGCGATCGCAAGTGCCCGTATTCAAAGAAAGCACCGGTTTATACATGCGTTCCCATCTATACGCAACATGGCGTCGAACGCGGTTTGCCGAAAGCTCAACTTCACGCTAGCGGGTCCATGTGAATTCGAATACCCGCTAGGGAACATCATGGAGTGTAACGATTGGCGGCTAGAGATTTGA
- a CDS encoding transporter, with protein sequence MAFTPPFGQQGGMQAPSSPPPQTVPPKPLTSTLAIDPGAISRCMFRYTYIWPRSGPGFWFYPVFIGRTSISGFRWNGFFWMFSGFDLERIDSFSCF encoded by the coding sequence ATGGCCTTTACGCCTCCCTTCGGACAGCAAGGCGGGATGCAGGCACCCTCTTCGCCGCCTCCGCAAACGGTCCCTCCGAAGCCCCTCACTTCAACGCTTGCCATTGATCCGGGTGCCATTTCCAGATGCATGTTCCGCTATACTTATATTTGGCCTCGAAGCGGCCCAGGCTTCTGGTTCTACCCCGTATTCATCGGCAGGACGTCCATCTCGGGGTTTAGGTGGAACGGCTTCTTCTGGATGTTCTCCGGCTTCGATCTTGAACGAATCGACTCATTCTCATGCTTCTGA
- a CDS encoding GyrI-like domain-containing protein translates to MSKANKESLSVGTKIEYRKDFKDIYLPKTMPVIIDVPKMKYVMISGEGDPNGEEFARVSEALFSLSYAVKMSYKSNEVPAGYYEYTVFPLEGIWDLVDKSKPATDKSNLKYTIMIRQPDFLTDELFDRFVKRTKKKKQNPYLEKLTFGEIAEGLCCQIMHVGSFDDEPESFARMEAFCEEEGYVRSDYTHREIYLSDPRKTEVTKLNTVLRFAVRRFR, encoded by the coding sequence ATGTCAAAAGCGAATAAGGAGTCGTTGTCCGTGGGTACGAAAATCGAATATCGCAAAGATTTTAAGGACATTTATTTGCCGAAAACAATGCCCGTCATCATCGATGTGCCTAAGATGAAGTACGTTATGATCAGCGGAGAAGGCGATCCGAACGGAGAGGAGTTCGCTCGCGTGTCGGAAGCGTTATTCAGTCTAAGCTATGCGGTTAAAATGTCTTATAAAAGTAACGAGGTGCCAGCCGGATACTATGAATATACCGTTTTCCCGCTTGAGGGGATATGGGATTTAGTCGATAAGTCAAAACCGGCGACGGATAAGAGTAACTTGAAATACACGATCATGATTCGCCAACCGGACTTTCTGACGGATGAATTATTCGATAGATTCGTAAAGCGGACTAAGAAGAAAAAACAAAACCCTTATCTTGAGAAGTTAACGTTCGGCGAGATTGCGGAGGGCTTGTGTTGCCAAATTATGCACGTTGGTAGTTTTGACGATGAACCGGAAAGTTTTGCGAGAATGGAAGCTTTCTGCGAAGAGGAAGGATATGTACGTTCCGATTATACGCACCGGGAAATTTACTTGTCCGATCCGCGCAAGACGGAAGTTACGAAGCTGAATACCGTGTTAAGATTTGCCGTCCGCCGGTTCCGATAG
- a CDS encoding MerR family DNA-binding transcriptional regulator → MKVRPIDIAKRLNISTSSLRHYESWGILPPVERGANGYRIYTATHIAYFECIRAMSPGFGVDTTIKVLQLLRRQEIDEALWIVNEAQASLQRDKDMAEKTIKVLDTKELDNVDARGRRRWMTIGEVSKETSVPASAIRHWEKMGLISVSRNGDNGYRTFSPTQIRQILIIGTLRTAIWSLETIKNVIKELDHNNLEQARRVARDSLQFLNNTNRSRMRGIRYLYRLIELSEPADGKS, encoded by the coding sequence TTGAAAGTTAGACCGATCGATATCGCCAAGCGCCTGAACATCAGCACTAGCTCGCTGAGACATTACGAGAGTTGGGGCATCCTTCCGCCCGTGGAACGAGGGGCCAATGGTTATCGGATATATACCGCAACGCATATCGCATACTTCGAATGCATTCGCGCCATGAGTCCCGGCTTCGGCGTGGACACGACGATCAAGGTGCTTCAACTGCTGCGCCGGCAAGAAATCGACGAAGCCCTATGGATCGTCAACGAAGCGCAAGCATCGCTCCAACGGGATAAAGACATGGCTGAAAAAACCATAAAAGTACTCGACACCAAGGAACTCGATAATGTAGATGCAAGGGGACGGCGGCGGTGGATGACGATCGGGGAGGTATCGAAGGAAACTTCGGTTCCCGCTTCGGCGATTCGCCATTGGGAGAAGATGGGCTTGATTTCCGTATCGCGTAACGGAGACAACGGATATCGTACGTTCAGCCCTACGCAAATTCGGCAAATTCTCATTATCGGCACGTTAAGAACGGCCATATGGTCTCTAGAAACGATCAAGAACGTGATCAAGGAGCTCGACCACAACAATCTCGAGCAAGCACGCCGGGTTGCGAGAGATTCGTTGCAATTCCTGAACAACACCAACCGCAGCCGCATGCGAGGTATTCGCTATTTATACCGTTTAATCGAACTATCGGAACCGGCGGACGGCAAATCTTAA